The sequence below is a genomic window from Coffea arabica cultivar ET-39 chromosome 4c, Coffea Arabica ET-39 HiFi, whole genome shotgun sequence.
ATAGATCTCACAGTGAATATTCTCTGGCAAATCTGAAAAATTAGAAATGTTTGGAAGTTCAATGCCAAACAAAGACACCCATGGAAAGCTATTCAAAAGGCTCAACAAGAATGGCAGGAGCAAGTATCAGcccaaagaaaagagaaaacgaACACTGATGATGCTCGGAGAGCTAGAGAGGAAATAGAAGCAAAGGAAGAAGGAAGTGATGAAATTCAGATTAGAGTGACAACTCAAGTGCGAAAAGAATCAAATAGAGTTGGGATGGGAATTATAGCAACTAACTGCAACAATCTGGTGGTGACAGCATGGGCACCTAATGGCAGAAGATTAGGGAACCAGTTGCAGACTACTGCGGAAGCTGTTAAAATGTCCATCATCAAGGCCAGACAACAACATTGGCAGAAGATTAAAGTTCATATCCCTATCACTTAGTTGTTGAAGGAGATAACTGAAAGGAAGACTAAGGACATCAGAATGGCATTCAAGGCACTCTGCTATTGGTGCACTCAATTCGGCCACTACCTTCCTTTTTGGACTTCTTTCATCAGCTTAGGAATTTAAAGGCTGTCGGATCTACAACGGCATTCTGCAGACCAGCACCAACAATCTTTGTAACTGGCTAGGGTGCGAGAACTACTGGCGGTCAAAATCCACTGTCGAAGACAAAAATAAATCCTTTAAACTCTAGCAATTTGTACGTATCGAAGCAGAGGAAGGAGCAGGGGAAGCTGAAGCGACTTTAGAAGAAGGATgcaacagtaaaaaaaaaaaaaaaaaaaaaattctactcTCCTGAACCGCAGCTCTGCTTTACTATTTCCAGACCCCTTGGAAACCAGTATGTGCTGGGACAGGTAATTTCATATCTATGTTCTGCTTTCCCAAGCTATCACCTTTTAGTTTGTCTTagctcttcttttcctttttagcttTTTTCTGGTAGTTTATAGTAGATCCGCCCCTTTTGGGTTACGTCTGGGTTAGCTTTCTTACTCGGAAGGAAGTGTGTGGAATACCATTTGATTTATCTTCTCCATGGCGGAGGAACTGGCTGAGATTTTGCAAAACTTTGATCTCTCCAGTGCAGAGCTCCAAACCACGACCCTAGGATATGAGGAAATAGGTGGGGGGTTCAAGAGTGTAGAAGTAGCTTGATTGGGAAGGTCGTGGGAGAGAAAGTATCGAACTATACTGGAATCAAGAACTTTGTCATAGCTGCGTGGAGTTTCCCAAGAGAATTACAAGTGGTGGAGCTAGGACCCAATCTGTTCCAATTCATATTACCTTCAGCAAATGATAGACTAAGGATTCTGTCTGGTGGACCGTGGATAGTGGACAACCAAGTGTTGGTGCTAAGCGAGTGGTATGAAGGGATTGAGGAGGATGCTGAGGCTTTCAGGTCAGTTCCTTTATGGGTACAGGTCTGGAATTTACCAGTCCATTGGATGTCAAAGGAAGCTGGGAGAAGGCTTGGGTCAAACTTTCAGTCGGTAAGAGAGGTAATTGTCCCTCAAACAGGTGGGAAAGAAGGAAGAcacttgaaactttttgtggtGGCAGACATCTCACAACCACTACTGCGAGGTACCATTGTCAAGGTGGGTGAACAAACTAAATGGGCTAGTTTCAAATATGAGAGGTGCCCGGATTTTTGTTATAAGTGTGGTATCATTGGACACAGTGAGAGAAATTACCAGAGGCAAGATGACAAGGGGCTGGGGAAAAAGGATAACCAATATGGCCCTTGGCTAAGGGCAGGCAATGTGAGGAGTCCCCAGCAGAAGCAACAAGTTGGTACGGTGTACAATCCCCAAAAACATCACTGGAGACTTCAAGATGGGGAGTGGAGGGAGAAAAGGCAATCTGCAGGCCCAGAAAAAGCCCTGCAAACACATCTTGACAATGAAAGTGGTCTAGCTAGGAAGCTTGTGGCTGATACGGGGCTGGAGACAAGCACTGTCAGGGGCCAGGATGGCCAGGAAAATGGGTTGTTAGCAGAGATGAGAGCACTCTCAGAGAAGCTTAATGAATCTGGTAGCAAGGCTGGTTCGGAGTTAACGGAAATTCTACACATTGGACAATCAAAGGGGGGTAATCTGGAACCCAAATTGCCGAGCTCATATGAGGGGACATCTCAACCTGAAGAACAGTTCATAGTTAAACCAGCCTCTGAAGGTCCAATGATGGAGGCTGAACAAGATAACTTGATAATCCAAATCCCATGGGATGATGGACAGAAGGATGAAACTCCAGGTGCTGCATCTACGAATATTACTGTTGAGGGTGGACCAATGATCAAACAAGCGTTGGCTAAACAGTCCAGACGTATCCAAAGAACCTTAAGGTCCCCAAGGACACCTAGGCAACCAGAGGAAAAATTGAACATCAACACAGGTAGGGAAAGGAAAGCTGGGAAAAGGAAAGGGTTCAAGGGGGAGCTTGATATGGATATTGATGAGGACACCATACAGGAGGGTAAGAGGAGCAAGGTGGATTGTATGGATATCTTGACAGCAGCTATGGAGGagggggaggggtccaacccttTATGGACCCCAATGGCTAAATGAGAGTCCTGGTGTGGAATTGTCAAGGAgtggggagccccttgacaattccccaGTTGAGAGAGGTGAATAACCTCTCCTCTCCAGACATAGTATTTTTGTGTGAAACCAAAAATAGAAGTAAATATCtggaaaaagttaaaaatattCTGAGATTTGATGAAGTTGTCATCGTGGATGCTATGAACAAGGCTGGTGGGATGGCAATTCTTTGGAGGGAGGAGATTAGGATAAAACAAGTACTCAAGACTGCCTTTACAATTGAAGCTCAAATTGAGGATAAGGAAAGTAGACGTGATTGGTGGTTTATTGGTATTTACGCTAGCAGTGATGATCAAGATAGGAAACAGCAATGGCTAGTACTCCAAGCTAGGAAAGTTTTGTGGGGAGAAAGATGGATTATGGCTGGTGACTTTAATGACATTGTTTCgaatgaagaaaaatggggTGGAACCTGGAGGGACGAAGGTAGCTTCAAGGCATTCAAAAACTTTATCAATGATAATCAATTGATGGATATTGGTTTTGAGGGTCATCCTTGGACCTGGTGTAATAATTGGGAAGGTGAGGGTGAGATTAAACAAAGACTGGATAGAGGTTTGTGTAGCTATCCTTGGCTCCAAGTTTTTGATAAGGTTAAGTGTAAACACCTGGATTCTTTTGCATCTGATCATAGCATGCTGCTTATAGACACACATCCAACAAAATTCAGGAGAAAAAAGAGGTTCTACTTTGACAAAAGGTGGCTCCAACGGGATGAAGTCTTGGATGTTGTTAGACAGGCGTGGGACCAAAGGGACGATGGCTCAAGGATGTTCAAGGTTATGCAGAAAGTGAAAAGGTGTCGAGTAAATCTACTGAAGTGGAACAGTAAAATCCAAGgcaattcaaaacaaaaaatagagcAAATCAAGGACCAAATGCAGCAACTAAATCTGTGTGATGCTGAGGTGAAACgagagaggaagaagaggcttAAGAATGAACTGAAAGAGGCTTATAGAGATGAAGAGATCTACTGAGGTCAAAAAGCAAGGGTGCAATGGCTCAAGGCAGGAGACAAAAATACCAAATTTTTCCATGCCAGTGTGGAGGGGAGAAGGAGGAGGAACAAAGTGATCAACATCCAAAAAGAGGATGGCACATGGACTAAGAATGAAGATGAGCTCAGTGTAGAGATAGCTAGCTATTATAGAGAACTCTTCAAGACTTCAGATGCAAATGAAATGGAG
It includes:
- the LOC140004855 gene encoding uncharacterized protein, translating into MRVLVWNCQGVGSPLTIPQLREVNNLSSPDIVFLCETKNRSKYLEKVKNILRFDEVVIVDAMNKAGGMAILWREEIRIKQVLKTAFTIEAQIEDKESRRDWWFIGIYASSDDQDRKQQWLVLQARKVLWGERWIMAGDFNDIVSNEEKWGGTWRDEGSFKAFKNFINDNQLMDIGFEGHPWTWCNNWEGEGEIKQRLDRGLCSYPWLQVFDKVKCKHLDSFASDHSMLLIDTHPTKFRRKKRFYFDKRWLQRDEVLDVVRQAWDQRDDGSRMFKVMQKVKRCRVNLLKWNSKIQGNSKQKIEQIKDQMQQLNLCDAEVKRERKKRLKNELKEAYRDEEIY